The Methanomicrobiales archaeon genomic interval AAGAGCGTCATAACGGCGAGATTCTCGACTGCCTGACTATTATCTTCAGGACAGGCGGATGCCGGCACAACCGATGCCGCATGTGCGGCTACCGCTTCGAACGGTATGCGGCGGGGATGGGAAGAGGCGAGCTCGCCGCACTCTTGCGCCGGCAGCTCGCGTCTGTGCTGCAGCAGTTCCCGCCTGAGGGCTACTCGATGGTAAAGATCTTCACCTCGGGGAGTTTTTTAGATGGCGACGAGGTGCCCAGGGAGGCCCGGGACGCGATCGCGGAGGCGTTTCGGGGCAAGGTGGTCATCGCCGAGACGCGGCCGGAGTACGTCACGGCGGAGAACGCCGCTGATCTCATCTCCCTGGTGGACGATGGAACCCACGCGGTGCCCCTGTACGTCGCGATGGGGCTGGAGACGACGGACGACTATATCCGTGAAAAGTGCATCGATAAGGGCTTCACCTATCGGGATTTCCTGGAGGCGGGGGGGGAGGCGCATGCTGCCGGGGCAGGCGTGAAGACCTACCTGCTCCTGAAGCCCCCCTTCCTCACCGAGGCGGAGGCGGTGGAGGACATGAACCGTTCCATTCGGGATGCGGCGCGCCACTCGGAGATCCTCTCCCTCAACCTCTGCACGGTCCAGAGCCGCACCGAGGTGGAGTACTACTGGAAGCGCGGCGCCTACCGCCCGCCCTACCTCTGGAGCGTTCTGTCGGTCCTGCTCGCAGCGGATGCGCACCTGCTCTGCGATCCGCTGGGGGGCGGCCAGCAGCGCGGACCCCACAACTGCGGCATCTGCGACCGCGAGATCGTCGAGGGGATCCGCCACTACTCACTCCACGGTGACCGATCCCTCCTGGAGCAGCTCTATGCGAAGGACTGCGGGTGCAAAAAAGAGTGGGAGTTCGTGCTCGCAGAGGAGCGGCCGTACGCGATGCCGCTCACCCGCTGAGGGCCTTCTGCGCCTCCAGCTGCTTGGCGAGCAGGGGGAGGAAGGTGCCGGCGTCGCTCACGACGCCGATCGCCTGCATGGTGCCGCGGTCCATCAGTTTCGTCACCGCGGCAGGGTTGATGTCCACGCAGATGGTCTTCACATAGGAGGGGAGGAAGTTGCCCACCGCGATGGAGTGCAGGAGCGTCGAGATCATCAGCACCATCCCGCACCCCGCGAGGTGGGTGCGCATCGCCTCCTGCGCCTCCATCACATCGGTGATCACATCGGGCAGCGGACCATCGTCCCGGATCGAACCGGCCAGGATGAAGGGGACGTTGTTCCGCACGCACTCGTACATGATCCCGCCGCTGACGATGCCGTTTTCCACCGCGTTCCGGATGGAGCCTGCCCGCATCACCTCGGAGATCGCGTAGAGGTGGTGTTTGTGCCCCCGGCTCACCGGCTTCCCCGTGGCGATGTCCATCCCGAGCGACGTGCCGAAGAGATTCAGCTCGATGTCGTGAACGGCGAGGGCGTTCCCTGCGAAGAGCACGTCGACGAAACCGTTGCGGATGATCCCAGCAAGGGCCGGCGCCGCTCCCGTGTGGACGATCGCAGGACCTCCGACGACGGCGATCTTCCCCCCTTCTCTCTTCAGCCGCACGATCTCGGTGGCAATCTGGGCGATCAGCGTCTCGCTGGGCCGTTCCGGGGAGACCGTCCCGTGCATGAACTCGAAACTGCTCTGTTCGCGAGGGCGTTCAGGGGGGATAACGCGTACACCCTGTTCGCCCACCACTACCAGATCCCCTCCCTTCAGCTTGGAGAGCGTCCTGCAGAAAGCGCGCTTCTCAGCGGCGTCGACGACGATCAGACTGTCCATCTTGATGTTCTCGACCGGGATCCAGACCCCCCGGAACTTCACGAAGGTGGGATGGTTGGTGGTGGAGTAGAACCCCTTCGGGACGATGCGGTCGCCCTCTGCCGGTTCGAGCCGCACGTCCTCGACTTCGAGCAGACGCGCGCCCACCCGATGGACCTCGGAGAGGATGGCGTTGAGCTGCCCCTGCGAATCGGCCGTGACGCGCAGACGGGCGTAACTGGGATCCGTCTTCCTCTTGCCCACCTCGAACTCGAGGATCTCGAAACTGCCGCCGCGATCCATGATCGTGTCGAATACTCGCGTCATGATCCCCGAGTCGATGATGTGCCCCTCGAGCTCTATCTCCCGTGACGAGTCCATATCTGTCCCCAGTTCCAGTTCCTCATAAAGTATTGCCCTTCATAGAAAATGAAGGTTGTCTCGGGATCGCCTTGGTGCCGCGTACCGCCCGGACTCCTCGCGCGCCGCCCTGCACCGGCGGCGGGATGCTATGCGCTCCGCTTACGGCAGAGGAATCGCTCCACCCTCTCCCGCTCATCACGGGTATTGACGTTGTACGCCAGGCGCTGATCCGCCACTAGGAGACGCTCCTCTTCCTGCGGCTCCTCGATCCCCTCGAAGCGGAGAATATTGATCCCGACCGGACAGGCGGGTATGCCATCCACCACTTCCACGTATCGGGTACGGCAGTCGAGCTCCCGGCAGATCTCTCTCGGGATCCAGGCGGAGCAGGCCGGTCTCCCCGATTGCACGTAACCGGCAAAGATATCGTCCAGGATCTCCGAAGCGAGGCAGGGGAGATCGGCGACGCTCGTGAAGAACGGTCCGCTTCCGTCCAGGATGCCGGCCACCTCCACGAGATCCTCCACGTATCCCCGCCCCCGGCTCTTCACCGTCAGGATACCCTGCGCCCGGCACCAGTTGGCAGTGTAGGGTGTGTGGGGTGAGGTCACCACCGCCACCTCGCAGCCGAACCCTTCGAATGCCTCGACGACGTAGGCGAGCATCGGGCGTCCGCAGATGGTCACGAGCGGCTTCTCCCCCAGGGAGAGGCGTGTCCCCTTCCCGCCGGCCATGATCAGGGCAAGCATTCTGCGAGAGCCTCCAGCAGGCGGTCGTTCTCCTCCGGCGTGCGCACGGCGATGCGGATGGAGTGCGCGAGCCCGAACGAGGTGCAGTCCCGCACCAGGATCCCCCGCGCCAGCAGACAGGCGGAGAGGTCCGCAGCCGGCAAGGGAAGGTGGACCAGGACGAAGTTGGCGGAGGAGGGATGATGCGCGAGCCCCAGCGCATCGAGCCCGCGGATCAGCCGGAACCGTTCTGCCGCGATCCGCTCGCGGGATCGGGCGAGTTCCCCGTAGGCGGCGAACGCCCGGATGGCAAAGGCCTCGGCGCAGGCGTTTACGGTCCAGGGGAGGCGAATGACCTCCATCCTCTCCACGAGATCCGCGTCGCCGAAGCCGTAGCCGATCCGCAGGCCCGGGACCGAGAAGGATTTCGTGAGGGATCGGGCGACGAAGAGGGCCTTGTCCGCCACGTCGACCAGACTCTCCGCAGGATCCGCGAGTTCGATGAATGCCTCGTCCAGGAATAGGCGGGATCCGATCCCCGATATGGCATGGAGATGCTCGAGGACTGCCTGCCGGGGCATCAGCTCCCCGGTGGGATTGTTGGGGTTGCAGAGGAAGTGGACTTTGATCGGACCCCGCCCCGCGATCCTTCCCCCGCATAACCGTGCCGAGAGTTCGTACTCTCCGAAGGTGGGGGAGGCGATCGCCACCCGATCTCCCCTCTCGAGCACTGCCGCGCAGAACACACGGATCAGCTCGATGGACCCGTTGCCCACGCAGATCTCCTCAGTCGGGCGGCGAAAGGTTCGGCCGATCGCCTCTTTCAGCGCGGCGTAGGTGTCGTCGGGGTAGCGCTCCAGATCCGACGGATCGACGGACCAGTCCACTCGCGGGGGGAAGGGGTTCAGGCTTGCCGAGAAATCGAGAATGTCGCCAGCATCTCCGATCTTCAGCCGCTTCACCGTACCCCCGTGAATCACCTTTGCCGGGAATGGGTCGAACAATGGGATGACCTCTTGTCTATAGAGGTTCGGGGGCCGGAGATAAAACCGTTCGCTCGCTGCGATTCCAAAAAAGAAGATTTATATATATAACCGTTACTATTAGAATTATCTGGTTAGTCAGACAAGGAGGATCCAGATGTCTGACAAGAAGCTGCTCATGAGCAGCTTCTTGTCAGATACACGCAGTCATGATGGAAAGGATCACAATTCGACTCCCAAAGCAGCAGGTTGACATGCTGGAGAGGCTGGTCGATATGGGGGATTACCCCACCGTCTCGGAGGCGGTACGCTATGCTGTCCGAGAGCTGATCGAGAAGCATGCCAGCCGGGTGCTCCGGGAGAGCGACCAGATTTCATTCAAGGTTTAGGAGGTTTAGAATGCAGAGTATCATTGATGAGGCTGTCAAGAACCAGGACCTTCTCAAGCAGTCCGGCAAGGGCGACGGTGCAGAAGATGGAGACTTCCTCGGCCTGCCAAGGATCGTCATCGTCGGCTGCGGGGGCGCCGGCAACAACACGGTGAACCGGCTGTACCACATGGGCGTATCGGGCGCAGAGACTCTCGCTGTGAACACGGACAAGCAGCATCTGGACATGATCCAAGCCGACAAGCGCGTGCTCATCGGAAAATCGCTCACCAAAGGCCTCGGCGCCGGAGGGTACCCCGATATCGGGAAGAGAGCGGCCGAGATGGCCCGCCCCACCCTCGAGTCCCTGCTGGAGTCGGCCGATCTCGTCTTCGTGACTGCCGGCATGGGCGGCGGCACCGGCACGGGTTCTGCCCCTGTCGTGGCCCAGATAGCGAAGGATCAGGGTGCCATTGTCGTAGGGATGGTCAGCTACCCGTTCCAGGTGGAGAAGGCCCGGCTCCTTCGAGCCGAGGAGGGGCTCGAGGCGCTCGCCAATGCAGCAGACTCTGTCATCGTACTCGATAACAACCGCCTGCTGAAGTACGTCCCGAACCTCCCCATCGGACAGGCATTCTCGGTCATGGACCAGCTGATCGCCGAGACGGTCAAGGGTATCTCCGAGACGATCACCGAACCTTCCCTGATCCAGCTGGACTATGCGGATGTGCGTGCGATCATGAGCAAGGGAGGGGTCGCGGTCATGCTTGTCGGCGAGAGCAAGCAGCAGAACAAGGCCGAGAGTGTCGTGCACGAGTGCCTGAACCACCCGCTCCTGGACATCGACTACCGCGGCGCGACGGGGAGCCTGATCCACATCACGGGCGGCAACGACCTCACCCTCCAGGATGCCGAGGAGATCGCGAGCTCGCTCACCTACGAGCTCGATCCGCACGCCGACGTGATCTGGGGCGCGCGCGTGAAGAGCGAGTTCGAGGGCAAGGTGCGGGTGATGGCCATCATGACCGGAGTGAAGAGCGCCCAGATCCTGGGCCAGCACCGCGGATTCGAACAGACGCTTCCCGCCCGAACCCCTCTAACGCCCAGCACGTCCCGGAGAGTCAGAGAGGATGCGAGAAGCGGCGGACTGATCGATATTCTCTGAGCATCATCCCATCTCTTCTCAATTTTTGCGTTCCCGAAATCCTTAATAATCAAGATGACGTTTGAATAATAGAACGTCTTGGGCCCTGACCGTGAGATGTTCAAGGGGAACGGGCTGCACCGATTTCTGATGAGGCGGCCCGCCATGTATCGGGGTTGAACATATGAACCGACAGCTGAACACGCAAATTCGCGCGATTGAGGCGAACTGTTCTGCTTCTTTCAGGTTTGTGATGGGAGATTCCGATCCCGCTCTCAGCGGTGTTGTTCTGGGCCCGGGTACCGGATGAGGATGGTCGCGCATGTTGAACGAACTGATAGAGAAGAGGAGAAATATTCTGGCCGAGTCCGAGCAGCACAAGGCCCGCAGGAACGAGCTCAATGCCACCGCGAGCAAGCACGCAACCGAGAGGAACAACTTAAACAACCAGACGCGGCAGTTCGTCGAAGAGGCTCAGACGAACAAGGAGCTGCGGGATAAATACAACGCGGAAGTCCAGGCGCTGAAAGAGGAGCGAAACGCTTACAACAGTCGGGCAAACCAGCTCTTCGAGGAGATCGAGGCATTCAAAAAAGAGCATGGGAACCTGAAGAGCCGCGGCTTGAAGGAGATCCAGAAGCAGATCGAGCACCTCGAGTTCCGCCAGCAGACCGAGGTCTTCAGCATCGACAAGGAGAGGGAGCTGATCGAGAAGATCAAGCAGATGAAGGCCCAGGTGAAAGAGCAGGAGGCCGAGCTCGAGCAGAACAAGGAGATGCGGGCGAAGCTGAACGAGGCCCGCGAATACCGCAAACGCGCTTCCGAGATCCATGCTCGGGTGACCGAACTTGCGGAGCTGGCGCAGAAGCACCACGACCTGATGGTGGAGGCCTACCGGAAGGCGGACAAATCCCGCGAGGCGGCAGACGCGATGCACCAGAACTTCGTCGAGGCGCAGGAGGCGGCAGACGCGGAGCACAAGTACTTCATCGCATGCCAGAAGGAGCTGCGGGACTACGACAAGGTGATCAGCGGTCTTCGGAAGAAGACCCGAAAGACCAAGGTGACCAAAGAGCAGAAAGCGGTCAGAAAGGAAGCCGAGCGCATCTTCAAGCAGTTCAAGGGCGGCGAGAAGCTCACCACCGAGGATCTCCTCCTTCTCCAGCGCTCCAAACTCATCTAGGTGAGCAGTCCTTCACCTCTTTTTGGCAGATTCCAGCGGGGAAGACGGATCCTCGCGCCACGGATGCCGGCATGCCGCAGAATGAATAACGATTTAATACATTCAGGGAGATCCTTCTACTGGCATGTCGGGCGGAAGGACGCTGGTCCTCTGTGTGGATCGCGATGACGACATCGGATTCAAGGGGAACCTGGAGTGCCCCATCGTGGGACGGGATGCCTGCCTGGAAGCGGCGAACATACTCGCTCTTACGGACCCCGAGGACTCGGACATCAACGCCATCTTTCAGGGTATAAAGATCTACGACGAACTGACGGCAAGGGGCGAGGATATGACCATCGCCATTCTATCGGGCGACCACATGCACATGCTCGACGGGGATCGCCGCATTGCCGCCGGTCTGGATCAGGTGATCAAGGCGACGGGGGCGAACTCCTGCATTCTGGTGACAGATGGGGCGGAGGATGAGTACGTGCTTCCCATCATCCAATCGAGGATTCCGGTCAGCAGCGTCCGTCGCGTGATCGTCAGTCAGATGCCGAACCTGGAAGGGACCTACTACATCATCAAGAAGATCTTCGACGATCCCAAGGTCTCTCGCATGGTGTTCGTCCCGCTCGGACTGGCGATGCTCCTGTTCGCCATCGCCTACCTGATCGGCAACCCGGAGTACGCGACCATCATCGTGGTGGGGGTGATGGGCACCTACCTGCTCGTCAAGGGGATCGGCCTGGATCAGGTCGTCGGCTATTTCGTGAACGCCCTCCAGGTCTCCTTCCACCGCGGCCGGTTCACCTTCGTCACCTATGTCTCCGCGCTTCTGCTGA includes:
- a CDS encoding archaeosine biosynthesis radical SAM protein RaSEA; the encoded protein is MIKNFDKPLAAWKSKERHNGEILDCLTIIFRTGGCRHNRCRMCGYRFERYAAGMGRGELAALLRRQLASVLQQFPPEGYSMVKIFTSGSFLDGDEVPREARDAIAEAFRGKVVIAETRPEYVTAENAADLISLVDDGTHAVPLYVAMGLETTDDYIREKCIDKGFTYRDFLEAGGEAHAAGAGVKTYLLLKPPFLTEAEAVEDMNRSIRDAARHSEILSLNLCTVQSRTEVEYYWKRGAYRPPYLWSVLSVLLAADAHLLCDPLGGGQQRGPHNCGICDREIVEGIRHYSLHGDRSLLEQLYAKDCGCKKEWEFVLAEERPYAMPLTR
- a CDS encoding TIGR00300 family protein, with product MDSSREIELEGHIIDSGIMTRVFDTIMDRGGSFEILEFEVGKRKTDPSYARLRVTADSQGQLNAILSEVHRVGARLLEVEDVRLEPAEGDRIVPKGFYSTTNHPTFVKFRGVWIPVENIKMDSLIVVDAAEKRAFCRTLSKLKGGDLVVVGEQGVRVIPPERPREQSSFEFMHGTVSPERPSETLIAQIATEIVRLKREGGKIAVVGGPAIVHTGAAPALAGIIRNGFVDVLFAGNALAVHDIELNLFGTSLGMDIATGKPVSRGHKHHLYAISEVMRAGSIRNAVENGIVSGGIMYECVRNNVPFILAGSIRDDGPLPDVITDVMEAQEAMRTHLAGCGMVLMISTLLHSIAVGNFLPSYVKTICVDINPAAVTKLMDRGTMQAIGVVSDAGTFLPLLAKQLEAQKALSG
- a CDS encoding NTP transferase domain-containing protein, translated to MLALIMAGGKGTRLSLGEKPLVTICGRPMLAYVVEAFEGFGCEVAVVTSPHTPYTANWCRAQGILTVKSRGRGYVEDLVEVAGILDGSGPFFTSVADLPCLASEILDDIFAGYVQSGRPACSAWIPREICRELDCRTRYVEVVDGIPACPVGINILRFEGIEEPQEEERLLVADQRLAYNVNTRDERERVERFLCRKRSA
- a CDS encoding histidinol-phosphate transaminase, whose translation is MFDPFPAKVIHGGTVKRLKIGDAGDILDFSASLNPFPPRVDWSVDPSDLERYPDDTYAALKEAIGRTFRRPTEEICVGNGSIELIRVFCAAVLERGDRVAIASPTFGEYELSARLCGGRIAGRGPIKVHFLCNPNNPTGELMPRQAVLEHLHAISGIGSRLFLDEAFIELADPAESLVDVADKALFVARSLTKSFSVPGLRIGYGFGDADLVERMEVIRLPWTVNACAEAFAIRAFAAYGELARSRERIAAERFRLIRGLDALGLAHHPSSANFVLVHLPLPAADLSACLLARGILVRDCTSFGLAHSIRIAVRTPEENDRLLEALAECLP
- a CDS encoding ribbon-helix-helix domain-containing protein, with amino-acid sequence MMERITIRLPKQQVDMLERLVDMGDYPTVSEAVRYAVRELIEKHASRVLRESDQISFKV
- the ftsZ gene encoding cell division protein FtsZ, with the translated sequence MQSIIDEAVKNQDLLKQSGKGDGAEDGDFLGLPRIVIVGCGGAGNNTVNRLYHMGVSGAETLAVNTDKQHLDMIQADKRVLIGKSLTKGLGAGGYPDIGKRAAEMARPTLESLLESADLVFVTAGMGGGTGTGSAPVVAQIAKDQGAIVVGMVSYPFQVEKARLLRAEEGLEALANAADSVIVLDNNRLLKYVPNLPIGQAFSVMDQLIAETVKGISETITEPSLIQLDYADVRAIMSKGGVAVMLVGESKQQNKAESVVHECLNHPLLDIDYRGATGSLIHITGGNDLTLQDAEEIASSLTYELDPHADVIWGARVKSEFEGKVRVMAIMTGVKSAQILGQHRGFEQTLPARTPLTPSTSRRVREDARSGGLIDIL
- a CDS encoding phosphoserine phosphatase; this translates as MLNELIEKRRNILAESEQHKARRNELNATASKHATERNNLNNQTRQFVEEAQTNKELRDKYNAEVQALKEERNAYNSRANQLFEEIEAFKKEHGNLKSRGLKEIQKQIEHLEFRQQTEVFSIDKERELIEKIKQMKAQVKEQEAELEQNKEMRAKLNEAREYRKRASEIHARVTELAELAQKHHDLMVEAYRKADKSREAADAMHQNFVEAQEAADAEHKYFIACQKELRDYDKVISGLRKKTRKTKVTKEQKAVRKEAERIFKQFKGGEKLTTEDLLLLQRSKLI
- a CDS encoding DUF373 family protein; this encodes MSGGRTLVLCVDRDDDIGFKGNLECPIVGRDACLEAANILALTDPEDSDINAIFQGIKIYDELTARGEDMTIAILSGDHMHMLDGDRRIAAGLDQVIKATGANSCILVTDGAEDEYVLPIIQSRIPVSSVRRVIVSQMPNLEGTYYIIKKIFDDPKVSRMVFVPLGLAMLLFAIAYLIGNPEYATIIVVGVMGTYLLVKGIGLDQVVGYFVNALQVSFHRGRFTFVTYVSALLLITLGIVIGLLTLIAFYTTDPSSGVLIYLVTFVYGAVGWFTAAGLIASGGKIIDTYINEWESFGRVVVLPFFTAAIGVISYGASVYMLSISDITDFPFTADAGVQYVLFATIAGLFCALVGIYLQSLVNRRIVRHARVLGKDDL